In Sporosarcina sp. PTS2304, a genomic segment contains:
- a CDS encoding SprT family protein, which produces MENKELQLLVERISRDVFHKPFVHQAIFNKRLRTTGGRYMLTNHFIEINPLVIQLHDEQELIGIIKHEFGHYHLHIEGKGYKHGDDDFKQLLQNTNSPRHCKPLAERSMKNSVLHIYRCKSCDFEYPRRRRMDCRKFRCGKCSGEIYKVQ; this is translated from the coding sequence ATGGAAAACAAAGAATTACAGCTACTCGTCGAACGTATATCAAGAGATGTTTTTCATAAACCATTTGTGCATCAAGCGATATTCAATAAAAGACTGCGTACAACAGGCGGTCGATATATGCTTACTAATCATTTTATCGAAATTAACCCGCTCGTCATACAACTTCATGACGAGCAAGAATTGATTGGAATTATTAAACATGAGTTCGGCCATTACCATCTTCATATAGAAGGAAAAGGATATAAACATGGAGACGATGATTTTAAACAGTTATTGCAAAACACCAATTCTCCGCGTCATTGTAAGCCGCTTGCTGAACGGTCAATGAAAAATTCAGTCTTACATATTTATCGTTGTAAGAGTTGCGATTTTGAATATCCAAGACGTAGAAGAATGGATTGTCGAAAATTTCGTTGCGGAAAGTGTTCTGGAGAGATTTATAAAGTTCAGTAA